From Pyrenophora tritici-repentis strain M4 chromosome 1, whole genome shotgun sequence, the proteins below share one genomic window:
- a CDS encoding ProP, Permease major facilitator superfamily, which yields MAASKSSLDRPLTPKNASASAEPADADAKKDLSVLNPVPNHKCVTGFKLYIIVAAVAFVGFLMLLDNMIVSTAIPRITDEFHSLADVGWYASAYQFGSAAAFDGKDIQILQHEVNLLGLVLGPLIGGVFTSYTTWRWFGALAVLGIIPQRIPEEKIKPNPLSLLPRIHHYLEL from the exons ATGGCGGCTTCTAAATCCTCCCTCGATAGGCCCTTGACGCCAAAAAACGCCTCTGCAAGTGCCGAACCCGCGGACGCAGACGCGAAGAAGGATCTATCCGTCTTGAACCCGGTACCTAACCACAAATGTGTCACCGGATTTAAGCTATACATCATTGTGGCTGCTGTCGCCTTTGTCGGCTTCCTTATGCTCCTAGACAACATGATCGTCAGCACG GCCATCCCGCGCATCACTGACGAATTCCATTCCCTCGCAGACGTCGGCTGGTACGCCAGTGCATACCAGTTTGGAAG CGCCGCGGCCTTTGACGGGAAGGATATACAAATACTTCAACACGAAG TCAACCTTCTTGGACTTGTTCTGGGACCTCTCATCGGTGGCGTATTCACATCCTACACAACATGGCGCTGGT TTGGCGCTCTTGCAGTGCTCGGCATAATTCCCCAACGCATTCCTGAAGAGAAGATTAAGCCGAACCCTTTGTCTCTGCTACCGCGGATACATCATTACCTCGAGCTC TAG
- a CDS encoding XynB, Beta-xylosidase, translating into MVASKPRTIFGGLAALLPTVLYFGTLLNGVGLVRADNPIVQTIYTTDPAPIVYNDRVYVVTGHDEDGSTTYNMKDWHLYSTADMANWQDHGSPMSLKTFSWTNANAWAGQIIQRNGKFYFYAPMRRTTGTMAIGVGVADNITGPYRDAIGKPLVDNNEIDPTVFIDDNGQAYLYWGNPGLSYVKLNQDMISYSGGVNQVQLTTAGFGVRTKSSATRATAYEEGPWFYKRGGLYYMIYAANCCSEDIRYSTSTSPTGPWTYRGLIMASAGASFTNHPGVVDYKGNSYFFYHNGALTGGSGYTRSVSVERFVYNADGTIPTLTMTTSGPPQIGTVNPYVQQEAEMIAWESGVETEVCSEGGIDVTSINNGDYIKVKGVSFGTGAKSFSARVASAASGGKIELRLGSTTGTLVGTCTVSGTGGSQTWTTVTCPVSGATGTQDLYFRFTGSGSGSLFNFNWWKFAQ; encoded by the coding sequence ATGGTAGCTTCAAAGCCCAGGACGATATTTGGGGGCCTCGCTGCCTTGCTTCCCACTGTGCTGTATTTCGGAACACTACTCAACGGAGTTGGACTGGTGAGGGCCGACAATCCTATTGTCCAAACGATCTACACTACGGACCCAGCACCTATTGTCTATAACGACCGTGTCTATGTCGTTACTGGCCATGACGAAGATGGATCTACAACTTACAACATGAAGGACTGGCACCTCTATTCGACGGCGGACATGGCAAATTGGCAGGATCACGGGTCGCCAATGAGTTTGAAAACATTCAGTTGGACTAATGCAAACGCATGGGCCGGACAGATCATCCAACGAAATGGAAAGTTCTACTTCTACGCTCCAATGCGGCGCACCACTGGAACCATGGCTATTGGCGTAGGCGTTGCCGACAACATCACCGGACCATACCGTGACGCGATCGGCAAGCCATTGGTTGATAACAACGAAATCGATCCGACTGTCTTCATAGACGACAATGGCCAGGCGTACCTGTACTGGGGAAATCCAGGTCTCTCCTATGTGAAATTAAACCAAGACATGATATCCTATAGCGGAGGTGTCAACCAAGTCCAGCTCACGACTGCTGGATTTGGCGTTCGGACTAAGAGCAGTGCAACAAGGGCCACCGCATATGAGGAAGGACCATGGTTCTACAAGCGCGGCGGACTATACTACATGATATACGCAGCCAACTGCTGCTCCGAGGATATTCGTTACTCCACTAGCACCAGTCCTACTGGTCCCTGGACCTATCGCGGACTGATTATGGCATCAGCGGGTGCGAGCTTCACCAACCACCCTGGCGTGGTCGATTACAAAGGCAATTCATACTTTTTCTACCACAATGGTGCCCTGACTGGGGGAAGCGGTTATACACGATCAGTATCCGTAGAACGCTTCGTATACAATGCCGACGGGACTATCCCTACCCTTACAATGACAACGAGCGGCCCGCCCCAAATCGGTACCGTGAACCCCTATGTTCAACAGGAGGCAGAAATGATCGCCTGGGAGTCGGGCGTAGAGACCGAGGTTTGCAGCGAAGGCGGCATCGATGTAACGTCCATTAACAACGGAGATTACATAAAAGTCAAAGGTGTCTCATTTGGCACAGGAGCCAAGTCCTTCAGTGCAAGGGTCGCGTCGGCGGCCAGTGGTGGCAAGATTGAGCTGCGTCTGGGCAGTACGACTGGAACCCTTGTCGGCACATGTACTGTTTCTGGAACGGGCGGATCGCAGACCTGGACCACGGTCACTTGCCCTGTTAGTGGTGCTACGGGCACTCAAGATCTGTACTTTCGTTTCACCGGCAGCGGCAGCGGCAGCCTTTTCAACTTTAATTGGTGGAAATTTGCACAGTAG
- a CDS encoding Pro-kuma-activ multi-domain protein — MFVFKSLSVAVAVAVFAVAHPTSHLDFEKSIVETLKATPSGWIKDASEAVDKDATSITLKIHLVNKDMDKFHEHAINIATPGHNLYGQHMSHEDILAMVAPAEESAALVMKWLENELSGVGKKVSQRGDYVTVEASVKEIEQLLDAEYNVFVNSGNKEKTLRTLSYSLPKFLKSHVDMVQPTTFFGLKQLKSTISEHHLITEEDDEAHIESAAAVTGCTGTRITPTCLATLYNFASAKVQTVGLLGIAGFLEEYAIKSDYTSFLKSYGFFTNKFKSFTCTTINGGSCPSSPAGTEANLDVQYAGSISTSVPNTYYSIAGRGQFLGSGSNTNEPYIEFLQYVLALPDPSLPNTLSISYGDEEATVPLSYATNACNLFSQLGARGVSILVSAGDSGVGDTCTVGGKPQFTTAFPAACPWVTTVGGTTGNSPEVAWSGGGGGFSEIFGRPSYQDATVSKWFTTDTTHAGVTKYFNASGRAYPDISAQATNFVIVVGGSATSVSGTSCSAPTTAGIIQLLNSGRIAAGKKGLGFLNPWLYNTASTGFTDIKNGKITGCSGSISGAGFNAVAGWDPATGLGTPNYGTLLGFATSTA; from the exons ATGTTCGTTTTCAAGAGCCTGTCCGTGGCTGTTGCCGTGGCCGTCTTTGCTGTTGCACATCCAACATCACATCTTGACTTCGAGAAAAGCATCGTAGAGACGCTGAAAGCAACACCTTCGGGGTGGATCAAGGATGCTTCCGAAGCGGTGGACAAGGATGCGACTTCCATCACGCTCAAGATCCACCTCGTCAACAAAGACATGGACAAGTTCCATGAGCACGCCATTAAT ATCGCGACACCTGGTCATAATTTATATGGCCAGCACATGTCTCATGAAGACATTCTGGCCATGGTCGCCCCAGCCGAAGAGTCTGCTGCCCTCGTCATGAAATGGTTGGAAAATGAGCTCTCGGGTGTAGGTAAAAAGGTGTCACAAAGGGGCGATTATGTCACCGTTGAGGCGAGCGTCAAGGAGATTGAGCAACTTCTCGATGCGGAGTACAACGTTTTCG TCAACTCTGGTAACAAAGAAAAGACCTTGCGCACACTCTCTTACAGTCTCCCCAAGTTTTTGAAGAGCCACGTCGATATGGTACAACCAACTACCTTCTTTGGCCTCAAGCAGCTCAAGTCGACCATTTCTGAGCACCATCTTATCACTGAAGAAGACGATGAAGCTCATATTGAGTCCGCCGCGGCAGTCACAGGTTGTACAGGTACTCGCATCACTCCCACATGTCTCGCGACCTTGTACAACTTCGCCAGCGCAAAGGTACAGACGGTAGGTCTCTTGGGCATTGCCGGCTTCCTCGAGGAATACGCAATCAAATCAGATTACACTTCCTTCCTCAAGAGCTACGGATTTTTCACCAACAAATTCAAGTCCTTCACATGCACTACCATCAATGGCGGTTCCTGTCCTTCTTCTCCTGCCGGCACCGAAGCCAACTTGGATGTCCAATATGCAGGCTCAATTTCGACGTCGGTACCCAACACCTACTACAGTATAGCTGGACGTGGACAGTTCCTTGGCTCAGGATCAAATACAAACGAGCCGTATATCGAATTCCTACAATACGTCCTCGCTTTGCCCGATCCGTCGCTCCCAAACACACTCTCCATATCATACGGCGACGAAGAAGCGACCGTCCCACTTTCATACGCGACCAACGCCTGTAACCTGTTTTCGCAACTAGGTGCTCGCGGTGTTTCTATCCTCGTATCTGCCGGCGACTCGGGCGTAGGCGATACTTGCACCGTTGGCGGCAAGCCCCAGTTCACTACAGCCTTCCCAGCCGCCTGTCCATGGGTTACCACCGTCGGCGGTACCACAGGAAATTCTCCCGAAGTTGCCTGGTcgggcggtggtggtggcttTTCTGAGATCTTTGGGCGCCCGAGCTACCAGGATGCGACCGTGAGTAAGTGGTTCACAACGGATACTACTCACGCGGGTGTGACAAAGTACTTCAATGCCTCTGGACGCGCGTACCCGGATATCTCTGCGCAGGCGACGAACTTTGTCATTGTCGTCGGAGGCTCAGCTACGTCGGTGTCTGGAACATCGTGCTCTGCACCGACCACAGCTGGCATCATTCAGTTGCTCAACAGCGGGCGCATCGCGGCTGGAAAGAAGGGTCTTGGCTTCTTGAATCCATGGTTGTACAACACCGCGAGCACCGGCTTTACTGATATCAAGAATGGTAAGATTACAGGATGTAGTGGAAGCATCTCGGGAGCTGGATTCAACGCAGTCGCGGGATGGGATCCTGCGACGGGGCTAGGGACACCAAACTACGGCACGCTTCTTGGATTTGCGACAAGCACTGCGTAG
- a CDS encoding UBN2 multi-domain protein: MAVEKEEWKIPQLTAENHDTWFRRNKVKLKGKKVFYVCEKNLVQHCQIAIAGELTEAMEELEIAEADKHTKIRVNIEKRDKYLEDEATAIDLLFRSLTEDDQALIDEYDTAFQFWAYLQKKYTQTDATTANIYMTRIQTFTFNPGNTIVGSWEKLKEYRRKLVAADADTNGAYKDSALLLVLIRSLPKEFKTTIDTLNAQLNLTVEQKLKFLEEKEVRDQQDADEKALPAFRKTEKYVPPYKRRNHKSSPLSSDSESGTKFMVQCFLCDGAHGVRDCPRRERARKLLKEYDAKKSSKPPIKTLKQRNSHKKTGKAYGAEEVNSESDELSETSDSEPEEIETCRLSKDIVGKASPSTWAADTGASSHMSDQPSLFRRMIKIKRRLVRVGGGELYADWKGEAQVVCKDGSSTWLSEVLLVPNLGVNLLSGRRICAAGLKGRFNSHVLCFKLGKEIIIKATMDDGLYVVSHIADGYHETAFLGTEPHTPVKSELKVNEKERYLLYHRRFAHLGPTKIAKLHEVTTLQKKIQVPEKIEICEVCSLTKMKNSIPKQLREHKATKLALVQFDIAGPFPTSLRGNRWFLQIIDSYTRKNWVIPLKKKGDAQRELRIWKTFVEHQTGEKVKAAGTDNAPELLQQAEEWRVTQGVEIQPTTIASSHQNGPAERNIQTAEADMRAMLKDAGLPIEFWDEAVEADAYLRNRTNTGPMINGKQVSPEEAFTGTKPSIDHIRVWGSKCYSYINPKTIPADQRHDKLVDRGRIGVFMGYSETTNKQFKFYSPELGYTSRTSRLSVDEYTPGGKVELRLRNIPAGPQGTQNTMPDRKPRGRPRKDLELSPAERMEPTPTERMEPSPAEPMEPSPTEPMEPSPAEPIEPVSENLMEPSSAELTHEPVKRHRGRPRRLTTIPPTAPSDERVPNLVNEEGPEEPCTQSVREKEIPRYFTRQAKRKRSNEEIVEDERFSKIVKAMLAQVGLTEEQTRLSEKAFAATEIAGIQIPQTHEQAINDPKYGKQWKAAILEEIIALIENRTWEEVPKPKDANMVDSKWVFTVKTNLDGTVERFKARLVARGFTQAHGTDYNETFAPTVRMDTLRLFMATVAAENLECFHFDIKNAFTESHLKEEIFLKQPQGVEVKKGYVLRVLRSLYGLKQAARQTPQQSID, encoded by the coding sequence atggctgtagagaaggaagaatggaagattccccaacttacagctgaaaaccacgatacttggttccgccgaaacaaggtcaagcttaaggggaagaaagtcttctatgtctgcgagaaaaaCCTGGTACAGCACTGCCAAATAGCAATAGCCGGTGAACTaacggaggctatggaagagttggaaattgctgaagcagacaagcatactaagatccgcgtcaacattgaaaaaagagacaagtacctagaagatgaagccactgcaatcgatctcttgtttcggtcgcttactgaagatgaccaagcccttattgacgaatacgacactgccttccagttctgggcctacctacaaaagaagtacacccaaactgacgccacaaccgccaacatttacatgaccagaattcaaacgttcacattCAATCCTGGGAACACAattgttggatcatgggaaaagctaaaggaataccgacgcaaactcgtagcagcagacgctgacaccaacggagcttacaaggactctgcactactactcgttcttattagatcactcccgaaagaatttaagactacgattgacaccttaaacgcccaacttaaccttacggttgaacagaaacttaagtttctggaagagaaggaggttcgagaccagcaagacgccgacgaaaaagctctcccagcattccggaagacggagaagtatgttccgccttacaagcgccgaaatcacaagagctcaccactatcgtctgactccgaatctggtaCTAAGTTTATggtccaatgcttcctttgtgacggagcccatggcgtacgagactgtccaagacgtgagagagctcgaaagctccttaaggaatacgacgctaagaaatcatctaagcCGCCTATTAAGACACTCAAGCAAAGGAATTCTCACAAAAagactggcaaagcatatggagccgaagaagtcaattcagagtcagatgaattatccgagacctcagactctgaacccgaggaaattgagacatgccgtctctcaaaagacattgtcggtaaggcctctccatctacttgggctgccgacactggcgcctcctcccacatgtctgaccaaccctcattgtttagacgaatgatcaagatcaagcgaagactagttcgggttggagggggagaattatatgcagactggaaaggagaagctcaagtggtgtgtaaagacggatcgtcgacatggttgtcagaagtactgcttgtacctaaccttggagtcaatttgttatcagggagaagaatttgcgcagcaggcctgaagggtcgtttcaattcacacgtactatgcttcaaactaggaaaggagatcattattaaagcaactatggacgacggcctctacgtagtgtcacacattgccgatggataccacgagacagcattcctaggcacggaaccccatacaccagttaagagcgagcttaaggttaatgaaaaggagagatacctgctgtatcacagacgtttcgcacacctaggacctacaaagattgccaaactccacgaagttacaactctccagaagaagattcaagttccagagaagattgaaatctgcgaagtgtgttccctgacaaagatgaagaacagcatccctaagcagctaagagagcacaaggccacgaagctagccttagtacagtttgacattgctggaccctttccaacatctctacgaggaaacaggtggttcctccaaattattgatagctacacgcggaaaaactgggttatcccgctgaagaaaaagggagacgcacaacgggaactccgaatctggaagacctttgtagaacatcaaactggcgagaaagtcaaagctgctggaaccgacaatgcaccagaacttctacagcaagctgaggaatggagagttacacaaggcgtggaaattcagcctacaacaattgcttcctcacaccagaatggaccagccgagcgaaacatccaaactgctgaagctgatatgagagcaatgttgaaagacgctggtttaccaattgagttttgggatgaagctgtcgaagcagacgcatacctacgcaaccgtacaaacacaggacctatgatcaatggaaagcaagtcagtcctgaagaggcattcacaggaacgaaaccatccattgaccacatccgtgtatgggggagcaaatgctattcgtacatcaaccctaaaacgattccagcagaccaacgacatgacaagctcgtggaccgtggcagaattggagtatttatgggatattctgagacaacaaataagcagttcaagttctattcgccagagcttggatacacctcaaggacaagccgattgtcagtggacgaatacacccctggagggaaagttgaactacgactgcgaaacataccagctggaccacaaggaacgcagaatacgatgccagaccgaaaaccaagaggaagacctaggaaggatctAGAATTATCTCCtgccgaacgaatggaaccaactcctaccgaacgaatggaaccatctcctgcagaaccaatggaaccatctcctaccgaaccaatggaaccatctcctgcagaaccaatagaaccagtttccgagaacctaatggaaccatcttcggcagagctaactcatgaaccagtgaagcgtcacagaggaagaccaaggaggctaactactattcctcctactgcaccatctgatgagcgggttcctaatcttgtgaacgaagaggggcccgaagaaccgtgtacccagtctgtacgagaaaaggagattccacgatacttcactagacaagccaaacggaagaggtctaacgaagagattgttgaggacgagagatttagcaagatcgttaaagctatgctagcccaagttggccttacagaagagcaaacacgactatctgagaaggctttcgcagcaaccgagatcgcaggaatccagatcccccagacacacgagcaagctatcaacgacccaaagtatggaaagcaatggaaagcagcaatacttgaagagataatcgcgttaatagagaatcgaacctgggaggaagttccaaagccaaaagacgcgaacatggttgattcaaagtgggtttttacagtcaaaacgaatctcgacgggactgttgagaggtttaaggcacgccttgtggcaagaggttttacgcaagcacacggaacagactacaacgagacttttgccccgacagtccgcatggacaccttacgtctgtttatggccactgtcgcagcggaaaacctggaatgtttccactttgacattaagaatgcattcacagagtcgcacttgaaggaagagatctttcttaagcaaccccaaggagtagaagtcaaaaaaggatacgtccttagagttctccgcagcttatacggactcaaacaggctgctcgccagactccgcaacaatcaatcgattga
- a CDS encoding Aspartate-tyrosine-aromatic aminotransferase, protein MSTPVSQSRMDLGLSQRAAHNSVQASPWDALERLMANLWAPDNPDGLVFLCVAENTLLHQQVAARANKNAAVNTDDHLSYGVGPRASPRLKKALVPFFNSEFRPSEPVLEKELLVLPGVAAVIDALTWAICNEGQGIITPAPFYTGFKPMSAVRAGGVLIPAPFKSVEGYYGLDDVFDPILNSKSLERTLLQATPDGVTVRAVMISNPHNPLGRCYPAETIREIARFCGRNNLHLISDEIFALSVYHNEQATSVTPFVSILGADLDKCIDSHLVHVMYGMGKGFGATGLRLGVLHSRNEGLIAAVSSISVFGWVPYVVQDVWADMLEDELFLGDFKLENHKVLAKHFTILRSFLNQQNIPYYSNV, encoded by the exons ATGAGCACTCCGGTTTCTCAGAGCCGCATGGATTTAGGCCTTTCACAGCGAGCTGCGCATAACTCCGTCCAAGCCTCACCATGGGATGCACTAGAGAGATTGATGGCCAATCTCTGGGCACCTGATAATCCTGATGGCTT GGTCTTTCTCTGTGTAGCTGAAAACACCCTGTTGCACCAACAAGTAGCCGCGCGTGCGAATAAGAAC GCCGCGGTCAATACCGACGACCATCTGAGCTATGGAGTGGGCCCACGGGCATCGCCGCGTCTGAAGAAGGCGCTAGTCCCATTCTTCAACTCGGAATTCCGGCCTTCGGAGCCTGTATTGGAAAAGGAGCTACTCGTTCTACCTGGAGTGGCAGCTGTGATTGATGCCTTGACGTGGGCAATCTGCAATGAAGGTCAAGGGATCATTACGCCTGCTCCTTTCTACACAGGATTTAAGCCTATGAGCGCTGTAAGAGCGGGCGGAGTGCTTATCCCTGCACCTTTCAAGAGCGTTGAGGGTTACTATGGCTTGGATGATGTCTTTGATCCTATTTTGAATAGCAAATCATTGGAAAGGACTCTCCTCCAAGCTACTCCAGACGGCGTCACAGTGCGAGCTGTGATGATATCCAA TCCTCATAATCCACTAGGAAGATGTTAT CCTGCGGAGACGATCAGAGAGATTGCACGTTTTTGTGGTCGCAATAATTTGCACCTGATCAGCGACGAGATCTTCGCGTTGTCGGTCTATCACAACGAACAGGCTACAAGTGTAACGCCATTCGTGTCGATATTAGGAGCAGATCTTGATAAGTGCATCGACAGTCACTTGGTCCATGTAATGTACGGTATGGGTAAGGGCTTTGGCGCCACAGGGCTTCGACTGGGCGTGCTACACTCCAGGAATGAAGGCCTCATAGCCGCAGTCTCTAGCATAAG TGTTTTCGGATGGGTTCCTTATGTCGTCCAAGACGTCTGGGCAGATATGCTTGAAGACGAGCTATTCCTGGGCGACTTCAAACTCGAGAATCACAAAGTGCTGGCCAAACACTTTACGATCCTAAGATCGTTTCTGAACCAGCAGAACATTCCGTACTATTCTAATGTGTGA
- a CDS encoding CaiC, Acyl-CoA synthetase (AMP-forming)-AMP-acid ligase II, translating to MHPWKNIQQVLKDRADSEKPRSLFCYSFGNIHIPNEITWTIQRLKQFRIGHPVLLHFEDHWDFILWFWSVVFAGGLSVLSSPLSNIEEDRHKHIQNLSTLLESPICFTRSKFLPFFGNSRDIHLHSIENVIGKSEQESSHADNSRTYGDNHDAESHLKGHNDDPTSNFDGVFTGNGTYHSQADGVKGGDLLMLMLTSGSTGNAKAVCFTHEQVLDAVSGKAAMRVLPRDRPFLNWIGLDHVAGLLEIHLQALWLGVDQIHVSAADIVTSPTIFLELISRHRVALTFAPNLFLAKLVATFESLQQSPKLDLSSLVCVTSGGEANDINTCIAASTLFSKYGAPHDVITAGFGMTETCAGSLYNTRCPEYDVSRGYTVASLGKCITGIEMRIVTSEGQVAASDESGDLEVRGKVVFKGYYRNETATKQAFAPGHWFRTGDRGFIDSNGNLNMVGRAKEVININGVKIVAADVQTAVENALGNRVARLVVFSTQASHTEQVTVAYIPKAFPIGDQEMMDIARLVTQACVIRTASRPLVFALREQSIPLLPVSTLGKISRLKVSRLFEDGEFAADLEFHHQTVLRASGAAKQMYMSGSKPENESEGALIENVAETLGAASDVLDITSETSLFDIGFTSMHVIKLKYHIEPRLGTDVPVVLIMKNPTIRALAADIDAYMKQSQGDSDEPATIEDYDPVVIIRGEGSKTPLWMIHPGVGEVLVFIGLAQCLAQDDRPVFALRAAGFESPYQRFESINQTVDIYTAAIRRCQPRGPYALAGYSYGTMLAFEISKRLNADGNKVGFLGSLNLPPHIKQRIRTLEWNVCLLHLSHFLSLITEDVAVNAVNQSVTARGSNQSILCSVVVVLSWPPYM from the coding sequence TCAGCAATATCGAGGAGGATCGCCATAAGCACATTCAGAACCTGTCTACTCTCCTGGAATCTCCGATATGTTTTACCAGATCAAAGTTTCTGCCTTTTTTCGGCAACAGCCGCGACATACATCTACATTCCATTGAGAATGTAATCGGCAAATCCGAACAAGAATCTTCTCATGCCGACAATTCGCGTACCTATGGCGACAACCATGATGCTGAAAGCCATTTAAAAGGCCATAATGATGATCCTACAAGCAATTTTGACGGGGTTTTTACGGGAAATGGCACATATCATAGTCAAGCGGACGGCGTGAAAGGTGGAGATTTGCTGATGCTCATGTTGACCTCTGGAAGTACAGGCAACGCAAAAGCTGTCTGCTTCACACACGAACAAGTTCTGGATGCAGTTTCCGGAAAAGCTGCAATGCGCGTACTTCCCCGGGACCGGCCATTCTTGAACTGGATCGGTCTAGACCACGTCGCCGGCCTCCTTGAGATCCACCTTCAGGCATTATGGCTCGGCGTCGATCAAATTCATGTCAGCGCTGCCGATATCGTGACATCTCCTACGATATTCTTGGAACTAATCAGTCGACACCGGGTTGCTCTGACGTTTGCTCCAAATCTCTTCCTGGCCAAGCTGGTCGCTACTTTTGAGTCACTTCAACAGAGCCCCAAGCTGGACCTGTCAAGTCTGGTCTGCGTAACATCTGGAGGCGAGGCAAATGACATTAATACTTGTATTGCAGCATCCACATTATTCTCAAAATATGGAGCTCCTCACGATGTCATCACCGCTGGTTTTGGAATGACGGAGACGTGTGCCGGGTCACTCTACAACACCAGATGCCCCGAGTACGATGTCTCTCGTGGCTACACAGTAGCATCTCTTGGCAAATGTATAACTGGTATCGAAATGCGTATCGTCACATCTGAAGGACAGGTAGCTGCATCTGACGAATCGGGTGACTTGGAAGTCCGTGGCAAGGTCGTCTTCAAGGGCTACTACCGTAACGAGACTGCGACGAAGCAGGCGTTTGCGCCTGGCCATTGGTTTCGAACTGGCGACCGAGGGTTCATCGATTCAAATGGTAACCTCAACATGGTGGGCCGCGCTAAAGAGGTCATCAATATCAACGGTGTTAAGATTGTCGCCGCCGACGTCCAAACAGCCGTGGAGAATGCCTTGGGCAACCGCGTTGCTCGACTCGTTGTCTTCTCTACCCAAGCATCACATACAGAGCAGGTGACAGTCGCTTATATCCCCAAGGCATTCCCCATTGGGGATCAGGAAATGATGGACATTGCTCGTCTAGTTACCCAGGCATGTGTGATACGCACTGCGAGTAGGCCATTGGTGTTTGCTCTACGAGAACAATCCATACCACTTCTCCCAGTGTCTACTTTGGGGAAGATATCCAGGCTCAAAGTGTCGCGCTTGTTTGAGGATGGTGAATTCGCTGCGGACCTCGAATTCCACCACCAAACAGTACTGCGCGCATCCGGGGCAGCTAAGCAAATGTACATGAGTGGATCAAAGCCAGAAAACGAGTCCGAAGGGGCTCTCATCGAGAATGTCGCCGAAACTCTTGGCGCAGCTTCAGACGTTCTCGATATCACTTCTGAAACGTCTCTGTTCGACATCGGATTTACATCAATGCACGTTATCAAACTCAAGTATCACATTGAGCCGCGCCTAGGAACAGATGTGCCTGTTGTTCTCATCATGAAGAATCCTACTATCAGGGCCCTGGCGGCTGACATCGATGCCTACATGAAGCAGTCACAGGGAGATTCTGATGAGCCAGCAACCATCGAGGATTATGACCCAGTCGTCATCATCCGCGGCGAGGGGTCGAAAACACCACTCTGGATGATTCATCCCGGTGTGGGAGAGGTCTTGGTCTTCATCGGTTTGGCTCAATGCCTTGCGCAAGACGATCGGCCAGTGTTCGCTTTGCGCGCAGCTGGCTTCGAGTCTCCTTACCAACGCTTCGAAAGTATCAATCAGACTGTTGATATCTATACTGCGGCTATCCGTCGATGCCAGCCGCGCGGCCCCTATGCTCTGGCGGGCTATAGCTACGGCACGATGCTCGCATTTGAAATCTCAAAGCGGCTGAATGCCGACGGCAACAAAGTAGGATTCCTCGGTTCACTCAATCTACCGCCACATATCAAACAGCGTATACGTACGCTAGAATGGAATGTGTGTCTGTTGCATCTGAGTCACTTCCTAAGCCTCATCACCGAAGATGTTGCAGTGAAtgcagtcaatcaaagtgtcaccgcgcgaggcagtaatcagagtatattgtgttctgttgttgttgtgctgtcatggccaccttatatgtag